The following DNA comes from Leptospira neocaledonica.
GATTCAGAAAGTTTATCTATCACAAATATGGATGTACCTACGAATATAGAAAGCAGCAGAGAAAAGCCTATAAATAGTTTGGTTCGGATCGTCATCTTTTTCAAATCCACTTCAATCACTCTCACCTAATGTTTTTAAAAAATTCGCCATCTCTTCTAAAGGAAGAATATGATCCACAGAAGAAGTAGAGATTGCATATGCAGGCATAGAAGGAGATTCTGCGGTTTCAGGGTCTTGTACGATAGTCAGTCCACCTTCTTCCTTTATTTTTCTAAGTCCGAGGGCTCCGTCCGAATTGGAGCCTGTTAAAATAATTCCGATCAACTCGTCTCTATAGGCCTCCGCTGCAGATTCAAAAAGTACATCAATCGACGGCCTTGCAAAATTTACTTTTGCCTCTGTGCTTAAAGAGAATGTTTTGTCTTTTTCCATCAATAGATGGTAATTCGCAGGAGCCATATAAATATTCCCTCGTTCTATTTTTTCTTTTTCGTCTGCTTCTTTTACATTCAACCCGCAGGTCCTGTTCATACTTTCGATCCAATATCCGTCCGAACGAGGGCTCACGTGTTGTACAACCACAATTGGAAGGGGATAATTTTCAGGCAAAGAAGGTAATATCTTCATAAGAGCGTTCAGGCCGCCCGAAGAAACCCCTATCACAATCGCCCCGTATCCCATCTACATCAATTTATAAATACTTAATATTTCTTCTTAAATACTTTCTGCCTTGAATCCAAATCTTGGTATGCATCTTTCAATTCGCTAAAATACATCCCTTCCTTAGAGCCCAAACAAAGAACACCTCCCTTAATTAAACTTTCGTAAAACATCTTATGCACCTTGTTCTGAAGTTCTCTTTTGAAATAGATAAGTACATTCCTGCACAATATCATATGAACCTCCGCAAATACGCTATCCGTCACGAGATTATGATTCGCCCAGACTATATTCTTTTTTAGATTTTGGTTCATGATGGCCATATTCTCATCGGCGATATAATAATCCGAAAAAGCGGACCTTCCCCCCGCAGCTTGGTAATTTGTAGTATATTCCTTTATTAAATTATTCGAAAATATACCTTGTTTTGCATCGTCGAGGGCCCGTTGGTTGAAATCGGTTGCGTAAATGGTTGTTCTTTCCATAAGGCCTTCTTCCGTTAGAAGAATTGCCATAGAGTAGGCCTCTTCTCCTGTGGAACATCCTGCATGCCAGACCTTTATGAATGGATATGTTTTTAAGATTGGAATGATCTTTTCACGAACCGATCTATAAAAACCAGGATCTCGGAACATTTCCGTAACCGTGATAGACAGATCATGTAATAGATCGTTTGCAAAACTTTTGTTATGTAGAAGTTGAAACTGCATTTCCGAAACCGTATTACATCCGGATAATACCATCCGATTCGTGATCCTACGCTTTATATGAGCGTCCGAATATTGCCTAAAATCGTACCCGTATTTCTGATAGATGGCCTCTAATAATAAATCGATCTCTATCTCGGTACTATCCTTAGCTGCCATAGTTTAACTTTTTCTAAAACTTCCCTGGGCCAAACCGAGGGGATATTCTACGGTTTTTAGGAAACTTAAATCAACTATTTATTTCAAATTCAGGTCAAAATAGTCCGAATTATGCGATTTTATGTAAAAAAGGATTCTGTTACGAAATCAGAGCGGAGAAATCACTTTAGGATCTCTAAAAAAAGAATATGAACTGGATCAATAGATTCCGTCTGAGTCGTAAAAAAACGAGGCTCCGGGCATGATATACACTTCTGTCAAGGTTTGTTTGGAATGATGACTCATTTGTCCCAAATCTACATTCGGGAAACGTAATAGATAATCGTTTGTAGAAACCGTTCCAGTGGTATTACCCACATACATAGAATAACTTCTCGTAATATCTTGACGGATCATTCCAATATCGAGGCTAAACCTACAATATCTGAACGAGGACTCGAACATAAATATAGTCCCCTTATCTGCAACTTTCCCTCCATAAGCAGGAGCGGAAATACTATAAGTCCCAGGTCCTCCTGAAACTGACTCTTGTAAGATCTGACTTCCGATCGCGGAAAAATCACCTTTCCGATCCAAATATTCTAAACGAGAACGGATCTCCCACCATTCTGTAATTTTGAATTTCAGATAAATCCCCGGAAGAATTCCTTTCATGGAAAAATTGGACTCTACGTTTCCTCCGACCGACCAGGTTGCCTTATCCGGAACTGGAGCACCTGGGCGAGAAGTAGAATATGATCCGTAAGAACCGGTGTCCTGCTCCGCATATCTATGAAAATTTACGGAGGGTCCGATCCTAAACCTAGAAGTAAAAGGATGAATATAAGAAAATCTTAAATGATCATTAACACCATTGAATCGAAGTAGTCGGTTACCTTCAAATGCTGAAGCCCAATATAGATCCGTTCTAGGAGTGATAAAATTTGTGGAGGCAGGCTCCTCTTTACCATATTTTCCTAATGTGGAATTTCTCGCGGACTGAATCTCGAATCGATTTTTCCATCCATAACTGATATCCCAGGCCTGAGTTTGAACTCCCAATGATTTTGCCTCTTTATAAGGAAAAGAAGTCGGAGAATCAGGATCCATTATGTTTCGGAATATTGAATCCTTGGACCAGGCAGGTCCAGTTTCATTCAATATTGCGGGAGAAAGATTTCCGATTCCCGCGCCTACACGAATCATCAATCTATGTTCGAAAACCTTACTAAATTTATCATTAGGATCGTTAAACCAAGAAGAAATTTCTTTAACACCCTCCTCTGGTTTAACAGTAGATGGTTGTTCCGGCTTTTCCAGTTCCTGTGCAAAATTCGGACTTATAAAGGATAAAAATAAAGAGAAGCTTAATAAAATTTTAAAATTCGAAATCATAAAGAATCTCATTCGAATTCCCTTAATATACGATCCGAACCGTTCCGACGTATATTTCGGTTCTTCGATTCTTTTTTTCGGAGAAGAAAGTATCAACGATCTTACGCAGATCCGCGTATCCATCCACTTCCTTAAATCTCTCCTCTATAATTTCATGGGATTGTTTGAGCTCTTGTTTTACTGCTTGGGATCTTTCCTTACTCAATTTTAGATTTGAAGTGAAGGAACCAGGAGTATCCGTATGCCCTCCGATCCTAACATTCGTTTCAGGATAAGCAACTAAGGCGTCGGCAATCTTAGAGATAAGTTCCTTTGCTTTCGGAGTTAATGTGGATCTACCGGAAGGAAATGCAACGTCCCCATCTATAATGATCAAAAGTTCTTTTAATTTTTTATCTTCTTCTATTCGTTTGAGTTCGACTCCCGGAGCCTTCAGGCCTTCGTCAGATTGTTCGAATGTAGTTCCTGAAAACTCAAACGCCTTTTTTAAACCTCGATACATGATCTCCAAGTAATTTGGGGTTCCCAGATCATCTAAAGCCCCTTCACTTAATGTACCTAAAGCTTCTTCCTTGGAGTTTGCAGGGATCTCATCTTCCGGAACACATCCGCAAAATTTTTGGAAAGATTTAGACTCAACGATGGCATATCTTGTCCGAGCGCAATCCATGAATAAAAAAGATACGGTTAAAAAGAGTAAAAAAGAAATACGAGAATTAATAATCACCACTCGAATACGATTTGAAGAAGAAAGTTATGACCCTTGTGCTGGATAGAACTCACACAAGATACTACTTTTTTATAATATTCACGAAGTCTTATGTAAGTTTTAAGATTTTATTAAAAACAAAATCTTTACTTGGCACTTAAGGAATGGTCTAAAACTTTTTTACGAAATTTCTGAAAAAGATTAGAGTTAATTTCTATTTGAGAATGCCTAGCCTTAATCGCAGAAACCAAACTGGACTGAGGTCGATGAAACGAATCCGCAAAAGGCATCCAATTTCCATCTTTATTCTTATGGTTTTACTTCTACTTGAGTGTAAGGGTTCGACGAATTCTTTGGATTATATACTCTTCGGTGCGAGTGAAAAATATTCCCAAAGTGGAAACGGAGTAACAGTCTCTTCTCCCGATTATTCTTATGCGGTCCCCGAAAATCCAACCAATGGAACCTTAGATATAGAAATTCGACTGAACAAAATCCCTACTGCGGATGTGACTCTTCCTCTTAGCTTAAGTCATACGGATCGAGCAATAATTTCTGTCCCTACAGTAACGTTTACTGCAAGTAATTGGGACTCTCCCCAGACTATTACGATTACAGGCATCGACAATCTGGCTGTTGAGGGAAATAAAGACATTTCTCTTTATGTGGGCAAGGCGACCAGTGAAGACAAATCCTATAATGGTCTCTATACTCCTTCGATCGGGATCACAGTAATTGATGATGATTCATATAATATCGTAGTCTCTCCGAAAAAAAATTTGATCACTACGGAAAAAGGAAACACAGCCAGTTTTACCGTAGTTCTAAGCAAAGCGCCTTCTTCCAATGTTGTGATTCCGACTGTCCAAAGTTCGGATTTGACAGAAGGGACCGTGTCCCCTGCTTCTTTAACATTTACAAGTGGGAATTTTAATACTCCTCAGGTAGTAACGATCACTGGGGTGGATGATGTTCTCACAGATGGAAATATCCAATACAAGATCAATTTCGGAAATTCGACCAGCTCGGATACAAATTATAATAATCTAATATTATCTTCCGTTTCAGTTACAAATATAGATTATGAAGAACCTGCCATAATAGTAACGCCTACTACTTTGAATATCAACGAAGCAGGGGCCGCCAAAACATTCACTGTCACATTAACCGTGGAACCTCCTGGAAATGTAACTATCCCAGTCTCCAGCTCGAATCCATCTAGAGCCACCGTAGATACTTCTCTACTTACGTTTACACCTGCAAATTACAATAATCCCCAAATCGTTACAGTAACTCCTGTAAATAACGAGATCGCTGATGGGAACGTCATCGTGAATATAGTTTTAGGAATCGCAACTGATTACGGAAATGAAAACCCTCCCGATGTAAAAATAAATATTACTGACGACGATACTCCAGGGATCGCGGTTTCCACCTTAAACACAAATACAAACGAAGCCGGACAAAACGCATTCTTCACTGTAGTTCTCACAAGTGAACCTACATCTAATGTTACCGTTTCCTTTAATGAAAAGAAAGATTCGGTAAATTTAAGCAACCAAGAAGGCACGATCGACCAGACTCAGGTTGTATTCACTCCTTCCAACTGGAATTCACCTCAATCAGTGGTCGTAACCGGAGTGGACGACGATGTGATGGATGGGAATGTGCAATACCAGATCAGAGTGAATAAGGCAACCAGCTCCGATTCAAAATATAATAACAGAACTCCTAGCCCGAATTTTGTTACCGTAAACAATTTGGATGATGACACTGCAGGTTTTGTGATCGTTGCAAATGGAAATACTACTCTTACTAGTAATTCCTCCGTTTCTATTAACGGATTTGCTACGGACGATTCTGCAAAATTGGATCCTCAAACCTATTCCAAGTTTACGATCCGATTGAGATCCCAACCTCTTTCTAATGTTACTTTAAATCTTTCGAGTGGAAGTACAACTAACGATGGAATTTTAAATACCTCCAGCTTAGTCTTCACTCCTTCTAAAGGAGTAGCCGGTGGATGGGACCAGGATAGAGAAGTTACTGTAACCGGAAATACGAACGGTGCTAACGAAGGAAATCACGATTATACAGTTTCCACTTCTAACACAACAACTGATGATAAATATGGAAGCACCACATTCGTTAAAAATCCTTCTTTCGTATATTATAGCTGTGACAATGATGTTGATAATCTCATTTCTTCTTGTAGAAGATCAGGAGGATTTTCCACAAGTGAAGGAGGAGGAACTGCTACCGTATATCTGATTACGCAATCTTCTCCGAGCTCTGCGGTAACTGTTCCTGCTTCCAGCGATGATACTACGGAGGGAAATGTGACCGCTTCTGCTACGATTACTTCCGGGAACTGGAACACAATGATCTCTTCCGGAACTAATAAGATCATAGCATCAGGCGTCGATGATGCTCTTGTAGATGGGAATGTTTTGTATAATATAATTTACGGGACGGCAACGGGTGGATTGACGTATACCTCACCTTCTACTCCTATCCGGAATATTGACGATGAGCAAGTATTAACATTTTCGAATATAAGTGGAGATACTAGCGAAGATGGTACAAGTGCAACATTCAAGGTAAAATTGGGATTATCATCCCCTCCGACCGGAGATGTTACATTTACTCTTTCCTGTAAATCAGGAAGTACGGAATGTGCGAGTGTGAGTCCTACGAGCTTAACATTCACTTCTTCAGATTATAATATAAACAAGACGATCACGATCACCGGTAAAAACGATAATAGAGTGGATGGCACTCAGAGCAGTTGTGTGTCTTTTAGTCTCCTCACAAGTAGTGATGCAACTTTTGATCAATACCAGCCTCCTGACTATTGCGGAGTCCAAAACTTGGATAATGATAAGTTGATCTGGATTACCTCACTTACCAAAAGTGGAAACCTGAACTCCGGAATGACTGTTGCCGACGATAGTTGTAACGATGGTGCGGATCCTAACAAACCTACAGATATGGGAAGTGCTACTTATAAGGCCTTGATCGTGGACGGTTCCACCAGGGTTGCCACTACGACTGGAACAAACGCCAGCGGACAAACAAACTGGGTCTTGGACGCAAGCACGGATTATTATCTTAAGAATGGTGGTTTACCTTATTCTAATAAAGTATTTACTACGAATTCTTTTAAACTTTTCAGTTTCGGAAGTTTGACTACCGCGTTCAGTGGAAGCGGATCTGATTCTTTCTGGACCGGTTTGAATTCGAATTGGACTACTGCAAGCAACCATTGTAATATGTGGACAGACGATATCACTTCCGGGATTACCGGGCAGTACGGAATCGGAAACGTATTAGGGTCAGGGTCAGTCAGTTCCGGAAACGATAGCTGTTCCGTTTCCAAAAAGTTTATCTGCGTCCAACAATAGTAAGAAGGTTTCTGTTTCCTAAGATACCAATGCTTTCGGGCACTCTTAAAAATGATAATTTCTTTTAGACAGGACCGTCTAATGGATGAAACATGGAGAGAGTGCCAAATCCCAAGCCTGTAAAACTTACTGAAAAGGAATTTACTAAAATTTCCAGGGCACTTGCTGAGCCTAGGAGATTTCAGCTTTTGCAATGTATCGGCTCTAACAAAGAACCTACTGCCTGTAGTACTCTTAATAAATCCCAAGAAATAAGCCCGGCTACACTTTCTCATCACATTAAAGAACTGGAAAATGCAGGGCTGATCGAAACCTCCAAAGACGGTAAATTTGTGAATATCATCCTGAGAAGGGATGTATTCAAGGCATACTTAGATAAACTTTCCCAGATCTAGGCTAAAACCGACCGCCGCTCATTTTATTTATTAGTTCGATAATTATCGAAATATCTAAATATTTTCGAAATAAATAATTCGATACTTGTCTAACTATAAAATTATTTAGATCTGAATATTCAGGAGTAATCTTATGAGTCAGTTAAAAGGTAAAGTCGCAGTGGTAACAGGAGCTTCCAAAGGAATTGGAGCAAGTATCG
Coding sequences within:
- a CDS encoding DUF1554 domain-containing protein, whose product is MKRIRKRHPISIFILMVLLLLECKGSTNSLDYILFGASEKYSQSGNGVTVSSPDYSYAVPENPTNGTLDIEIRLNKIPTADVTLPLSLSHTDRAIISVPTVTFTASNWDSPQTITITGIDNLAVEGNKDISLYVGKATSEDKSYNGLYTPSIGITVIDDDSYNIVVSPKKNLITTEKGNTASFTVVLSKAPSSNVVIPTVQSSDLTEGTVSPASLTFTSGNFNTPQVVTITGVDDVLTDGNIQYKINFGNSTSSDTNYNNLILSSVSVTNIDYEEPAIIVTPTTLNINEAGAAKTFTVTLTVEPPGNVTIPVSSSNPSRATVDTSLLTFTPANYNNPQIVTVTPVNNEIADGNVIVNIVLGIATDYGNENPPDVKINITDDDTPGIAVSTLNTNTNEAGQNAFFTVVLTSEPTSNVTVSFNEKKDSVNLSNQEGTIDQTQVVFTPSNWNSPQSVVVTGVDDDVMDGNVQYQIRVNKATSSDSKYNNRTPSPNFVTVNNLDDDTAGFVIVANGNTTLTSNSSVSINGFATDDSAKLDPQTYSKFTIRLRSQPLSNVTLNLSSGSTTNDGILNTSSLVFTPSKGVAGGWDQDREVTVTGNTNGANEGNHDYTVSTSNTTTDDKYGSTTFVKNPSFVYYSCDNDVDNLISSCRRSGGFSTSEGGGTATVYLITQSSPSSAVTVPASSDDTTEGNVTASATITSGNWNTMISSGTNKIIASGVDDALVDGNVLYNIIYGTATGGLTYTSPSTPIRNIDDEQVLTFSNISGDTSEDGTSATFKVKLGLSSPPTGDVTFTLSCKSGSTECASVSPTSLTFTSSDYNINKTITITGKNDNRVDGTQSSCVSFSLLTSSDATFDQYQPPDYCGVQNLDNDKLIWITSLTKSGNLNSGMTVADDSCNDGADPNKPTDMGSATYKALIVDGSTRVATTTGTNASGQTNWVLDASTDYYLKNGGLPYSNKVFTTNSFKLFSFGSLTTAFSGSGSDSFWTGLNSNWTTASNHCNMWTDDITSGITGQYGIGNVLGSGSVSSGNDSCSVSKKFICVQQ
- a CDS encoding CheR family methyltransferase, with protein sequence MAAKDSTEIEIDLLLEAIYQKYGYDFRQYSDAHIKRRITNRMVLSGCNTVSEMQFQLLHNKSFANDLLHDLSITVTEMFRDPGFYRSVREKIIPILKTYPFIKVWHAGCSTGEEAYSMAILLTEEGLMERTTIYATDFNQRALDDAKQGIFSNNLIKEYTTNYQAAGGRSAFSDYYIADENMAIMNQNLKKNIVWANHNLVTDSVFAEVHMILCRNVLIYFKRELQNKVHKMFYESLIKGGVLCLGSKEGMYFSELKDAYQDLDSRQKVFKKKY
- a CDS encoding OmpA family protein, which gives rise to MDCARTRYAIVESKSFQKFCGCVPEDEIPANSKEEALGTLSEGALDDLGTPNYLEIMYRGLKKAFEFSGTTFEQSDEGLKAPGVELKRIEEDKKLKELLIIIDGDVAFPSGRSTLTPKAKELISKIADALVAYPETNVRIGGHTDTPGSFTSNLKLSKERSQAVKQELKQSHEIIEERFKEVDGYADLRKIVDTFFSEKKNRRTEIYVGTVRIVY
- a CDS encoding ArsR/SmtB family transcription factor; this translates as MERVPNPKPVKLTEKEFTKISRALAEPRRFQLLQCIGSNKEPTACSTLNKSQEISPATLSHHIKELENAGLIETSKDGKFVNIILRRDVFKAYLDKLSQI
- a CDS encoding chemotaxis protein CheB, with translation MGYGAIVIGVSSGGLNALMKILPSLPENYPLPIVVVQHVSPRSDGYWIESMNRTCGLNVKEADEKEKIERGNIYMAPANYHLLMEKDKTFSLSTEAKVNFARPSIDVLFESAAEAYRDELIGIILTGSNSDGALGLRKIKEEGGLTIVQDPETAESPSMPAYAISTSSVDHILPLEEMANFLKTLGESD